The following nucleotide sequence is from Nitratidesulfovibrio termitidis HI1.
GGTAGAGGCGGCCGCCGGGTCGCTCTTCGAGCTGTCTTTCGCCGCCGAGGACGCCAGCCTGGCGCGCAGCGACAACGACCTTGTCTTCAACTTCGAAAACGGCGGGCGCATCGTGCTGGCCGGGTTCTTTGCTGCGGGCGATACCGACGCCCTGCCGCAATTCACCCTGCCGGAAGGCGGCACCATCTCCGGCTACGAATTTCTCGCCGCGCTGGACCCCGACCTGCTGCCCGCCGCCGGACCGGGGGCAGGGGGGGCGGGGGGCACGGCTGGCGGCGGCGTGGGTGAATACAGCGACGATGCAGGCAGCCTGATCGGCGGGGTGTCCGCGCTGGACCCGCTGACCACCACCGGCCTTGGCGCCGCCGCCCTTGTCGCCCTCACCGACGACGCCACCACGCCGGACATCGACTATGGTGTCAGCATCATCGGCTCTGCCGTCACCGTGGCGGAACGCGGCCTGCTGGCCGACGTGGAGGTGCATGAATCCTCGTCCGCCGCGCAGACAGGCACCTTTTCCGTATCCGCACCCGATGGCATCGCCACGGTGACCGTGGGCGGAGTCACCGTGGTTTCCGGAGGCTCGCTGGTGGCAGACGAGGCCGCGCGCACCGTCACCACCGAAAACGGCACCCTGGTCATCACCGGGTACGACGCGGCCACCGGCATCTTCAGCTATACCTACACCCTGACGGACACCGTGCTGGCATCGGGCGATGCGTACACCTTCGACGTGGCCGTCACCGCAACGGATACCGACGGGGACACGGCCTCGGGCGTCATTTCCGTCACCGTGCTGGACGACGCGCCCACGGCCGTTGCCGATACGGCCAGCGTCACCGAAGACACCTCCACCACCGCCACCGGCCACCTGCTGGACAACGACACCCAAGGAGCCGACGGGGCCACGGTGACCGCCGTGGGCACCACCAACGTGGCCGAAACGGGCAACACCATCATCGAGGGCGACTACGGCACCCTGACCATCGCCGCAGACGGCGCCTACACCTATACCCTGAACAACAGCCTTGCGGCGGTGCAGCACCTGACCACCGGCGAGACGCTGACCGAAACCTTCTCCTACACGCTTACCGACGGCGACGGAGACACCTCTGCCGCCGACCTCACGGTAACCATCAACGGCAGCGACGACGGGGTCACCCTGTCCGGCCTGGGCGAAAGCTGCGTGACCGTGCCCGAAAGCGCCCTGGCGGACGGCAGCCACCCCGATTCGGCTGCGCTGGTCCAGAGCGGCACCTTCACGGTCACCGCCGCCGACGGGCTGGACACCATCAGCGTGGCAAGCGTCACCGTCATCTCCGGCGGCGTGCTGGTGACCAACGAGGCCGACCGCACCATCACCACCGACACCGGCACGCTGGTCATTACCGGCTACGACGCCGCCACCGGCACCGTCAGCTACACCTTCACCCTCGCCGACAACCTGACCGTGGCCGGGGATTCGGCGGACATCTCCTACACCGTCACGGCCACCGACAGGGACGGAAGCTCGGATACCGCATCGCTGACGGTCACCGTGCTGGACGACGCGCCCACGGCTGTTGCCGATACGGCCAGCGTCACCGAAGACACCTCCACCACCGCCACCGGCCACCTGCTGGACAACGACACCCAGGGCGCCGACGGGGCCACGGTGACCGCCGTGGGCGCCACCAGCGTGGCCGAAACGGGCAGCACCATTATCGAGGGCGACTACGGCACCCTGACCATCGCCGCAGACGGCACCTACACCTACACCCTGAACAACAGCCTTGCGGCGGTGCAGCACCTGACCACCGGCGAGACGCTGACCGAAACCTTCTCCTACACGCTTACCGACGGCGACGGCGACACCTCTGCCGCCGACCTTACGGTAACCATCAACGGCAGCAACGACGGTGTCACCCTGTCCGGCTTGGGCGAAAGCTGCGTGACCGTGCCCGAAAGCGCCCTGGCGGACGGCAGCCACCCCGATTCGGCTGCGCTGGTCCAGACCGGCGCCTTCACGGTCACCGCCGCCGACGGGCTGGACACCATCAGCGTGGCAAACGTCACCGTCATCTCCGGCGGCGTGCTGGTGACCAACGAGGCCGACCGCACCATCACCACCGACACCGGCACGCTGGTCATCACCGGGTACGACGCCGCCACCGGCACCGTCAGCTATACCTTCACCCTGACCGACAACCTGACCGTGACCGGGGATTCGGCGGACATCTCCTACACCGTCACGGCCACCGACAGGGACGGAAGCACGGATACCGCATCGCTGACGGTCACCGTGCTGGACGACGCGCCCACGGCATTCCACGACACCGCCAGCGTCACCGAAGACACCTCCACCACCGCCACCGGCCATCTGCTGGACAACGACACCCAGGGCGCCGACGGGGCCACGGTGACCACCGCGTCTTCGGACTACGACACCGACGGCGCGTCCATCGCCCAGGACGGCACCATCACCGTGCAGGGCCAGTACGGCACCCTGATCATCGCCGCAGACGGCACCTACACCTACACCCTGAACAACAACGCCGCAGAGGTGCAGGCCCTGAACGCGGGCCAGAGCGTGGCCGACGTGTTCAGCTACACCCTTACGGACGCCGACGGCGACGCGTCCGCCGCCACACTCACCGTCACGGTGCACGGCACCAATGAAAACACGCCGCCCGTGGCCCTGTGCGACACGGCCACCATTCATGAAAGCGACGTGAACCCGACCACCGGGGCGGTGACGGTAAGCATCGGCAGCAGCGTGCTGGGCAACGACAGCGACGCGGAAACCCCCGACACCCTGTCGGTGGCCAACGCGGGCACCTACGACCTCGACTACGGCACCCTGGTCATCCACGCCGACGGCACCTACACCTATACCGTGGACATGACCGACCCGGCGGTGCAGGCCCTGTTCGCCAGCACCTCCACCAGTGCGGAATCGCTGTCCGACACCTTCACCTACACCGTCTCCGACGGCCATGGCGGCACCACGTCGTCCACGCTTACCCTGTCGCTGGTGCCGGACAAACTGGCCACCGGCACATCCGGTGACGACACGGTGACCATGGGCGGCGCGGGCAACGACGTTCTGGTGGGCGACCCCGGCGGAGTTACCGAAACCACGGTGTACGCCACCTACAACGTTGCCATCATTCTCGATTCGTCAGGCAGCATGTCCGAATCGCAACTGGAAAAGGCCATCGAGGCGCTGACCAACCTCATCCAGCAGCTGGAGGACTACGAAGGCACGGTGAACCTGAAGGTCATCGACTTCGATACCGGCATCAGCAACACCTGGAGCGGCGTGCTGACCGAAAGCACCATAACCGAGGTGCTGGCGGTGCTCGACAAGGTATCCAGCGGCGGCGGCACCAACTACGAAGCCGCGTTCAACGAGGCCGCCGGGTGGTTCGCTTCCTCCGGCATCTCGGACAACGGCGGCGAGAACGTGGTGTACTTCGTCACCGACGGGGAACCGACGTACTACTACAAGGACTCGGTCTCCTACACCTACACCACGGGTGGGCCGGGCCAGGGCGGCGGGCCGGGTGGTCACGGCCAGGGTCAGGGCCAGGGCCAGGGGGGCGGCCAGTCCACCACCTACGCCGTGGACGTGCCCGACGACTACGTGCTGGGCACGGTGGTGTACAACAGCGCGGGCACGGCGCGCATCAACGCCGAGGGGTACCTGGAATACTCCACCAACAACGGGACAACCTGGACCACCACCAACGTTTCCGTGCTTGGCGGCTCCGGCGGTTCCACCAGCGACACCGAGACGGATCAGTCGGAAGCGGCGTTCGCCCACCTGCTGGCCCAACTGGACAACGACGTGGCGGTGAACGCCATAGGCATCGGCAGCAGCTTCATGGGTGGCCCCGGCGGCGGCAGTACGACCACCTCGCTGCTTGACGCGTACGACAATACCGGCGGCGCGCAGATCATCACCGACGCCTCGCAACTGGCCGCCGCCCTGGATGCAGGCACCACCGACCTCAACCCCGAGGCCACTGGCTCGGATACCCTCAGCGGCGGTGCGGGCGACGACATACTGTTCGGCGATGCCCTGAACACCGACTACCTGCTGACCCAGACCGACTGGGACCACGGCTCGCTGACGTCGGGTGACTCGCTGGCCATTCTCAAGGCCTATCTGGCCGCCACCCTGGGGCACGAGGCCAGCAACGACGAGTTGCGCGCCTACATCACCGAGCATCAGGACGCACTGTCCGGCGGGGCCAGTGAATCACGCGGGGCAGCCGACGTGCTGCACGGCGGTGACGGCAACGATACCCTCTACGGGCAGGGCGGCGACGACACCCTGTATGGCGACGCGGGCGACGACCACCTGTATGGCCAGGGAGGCAACGACCACCTGTATGGAGGGGACGGCAACGACCATTTGTATGGGGGCGACGGCAACGACTACCTGGACGGCGGCATGGGCGTGGACACCCTGCACGGCGGGGCAGGCAACGATACCCTGGTTGTGCACGACACCAACGCGGACCTCACCATCAACGGCTCGGACTTCGCCGGGCTGCACGGCGGCGAGGGCTACGACACCCTGGTGATCGACGATGCCGGGGTGACCCTGGACTTCACCAGCATCGACAGTTCCACCGTCACCGGCATAGAGGCCATCGACCTCACCGCGTCCGGCGCGCAGACGGTCACCCTGTCGGCAGCGGACCTGCTGGATCTTTCCGCCACCATGGATGCGGGCAACTCGCTGACCATCAGCGGAACCTCGGACGACCACGTGAACCTTTCCGGTTCGGGCTGGACCAATACCCATACCAGCCAGACGGTGAACGGAGTAACCTACGACGTGTACACCGGCGCCTCGGGTTCGGAAGCCCACACCCTGCTGGTGCAACACGAGATCATCGTGAACACCACGGGGTAACCGGGCCACCCGGCCCGTACATGAACGCAAAACGGGCCGCCCTTTCGGGCGGCCCGCTGCATTTTCGTCGCAATGCCTGTCCGGCGTACTACCCGCCGAGATAGGCCTTTTTCACTTCCGGGTCGTTCAGCAGCGAATCGGACGGGCCTTCGGCCACGATCTCGCCGGTGTCCAGCACGTAGCCACGGCTGGCCACCTGCAAGGCAAGACGGGCGTTCTGTTCCACCACGATGATGGTCAGCCCCTCGCGGTTCAGTTCCTTCAGGGTGCGGAACATCTCGTACATCAGCAGCGGGGCGAGGCCCATGGACGGTTCGTCCAGCAGCAGCACCTCGCAACTGGTCATCAGCGCGCGGCCCACGGCCAGCATCTGCTGTTCGCCCCCGGACAGGGTATCGCTGCGCTGGGTGCGCCGCTCTGCCAGACGGG
It contains:
- a CDS encoding beta strand repeat-containing protein codes for the protein METSANIQPSGRQGGGAGTPLHAPGAGQVQVVEAAAGSLFELSFAAEDASLARSDNDLVFNFENGGRIVLAGFFAAGDTDALPQFTLPEGGTISGYEFLAALDPDLLPAAGPGAGGAGGTAGGGVGEYSDDAGSLIGGVSALDPLTTTGLGAAALVALTDDATTPDIDYGVSIIGSAVTVAERGLLADVEVHESSSAAQTGTFSVSAPDGIATVTVGGVTVVSGGSLVADEAARTVTTENGTLVITGYDAATGIFSYTYTLTDTVLASGDAYTFDVAVTATDTDGDTASGVISVTVLDDAPTAVADTASVTEDTSTTATGHLLDNDTQGADGATVTAVGTTNVAETGNTIIEGDYGTLTIAADGAYTYTLNNSLAAVQHLTTGETLTETFSYTLTDGDGDTSAADLTVTINGSDDGVTLSGLGESCVTVPESALADGSHPDSAALVQSGTFTVTAADGLDTISVASVTVISGGVLVTNEADRTITTDTGTLVITGYDAATGTVSYTFTLADNLTVAGDSADISYTVTATDRDGSSDTASLTVTVLDDAPTAVADTASVTEDTSTTATGHLLDNDTQGADGATVTAVGATSVAETGSTIIEGDYGTLTIAADGTYTYTLNNSLAAVQHLTTGETLTETFSYTLTDGDGDTSAADLTVTINGSNDGVTLSGLGESCVTVPESALADGSHPDSAALVQTGAFTVTAADGLDTISVANVTVISGGVLVTNEADRTITTDTGTLVITGYDAATGTVSYTFTLTDNLTVTGDSADISYTVTATDRDGSTDTASLTVTVLDDAPTAFHDTASVTEDTSTTATGHLLDNDTQGADGATVTTASSDYDTDGASIAQDGTITVQGQYGTLIIAADGTYTYTLNNNAAEVQALNAGQSVADVFSYTLTDADGDASAATLTVTVHGTNENTPPVALCDTATIHESDVNPTTGAVTVSIGSSVLGNDSDAETPDTLSVANAGTYDLDYGTLVIHADGTYTYTVDMTDPAVQALFASTSTSAESLSDTFTYTVSDGHGGTTSSTLTLSLVPDKLATGTSGDDTVTMGGAGNDVLVGDPGGVTETTVYATYNVAIILDSSGSMSESQLEKAIEALTNLIQQLEDYEGTVNLKVIDFDTGISNTWSGVLTESTITEVLAVLDKVSSGGGTNYEAAFNEAAGWFASSGISDNGGENVVYFVTDGEPTYYYKDSVSYTYTTGGPGQGGGPGGHGQGQGQGQGGGQSTTYAVDVPDDYVLGTVVYNSAGTARINAEGYLEYSTNNGTTWTTTNVSVLGGSGGSTSDTETDQSEAAFAHLLAQLDNDVAVNAIGIGSSFMGGPGGGSTTTSLLDAYDNTGGAQIITDASQLAAALDAGTTDLNPEATGSDTLSGGAGDDILFGDALNTDYLLTQTDWDHGSLTSGDSLAILKAYLAATLGHEASNDELRAYITEHQDALSGGASESRGAADVLHGGDGNDTLYGQGGDDTLYGDAGDDHLYGQGGNDHLYGGDGNDHLYGGDGNDYLDGGMGVDTLHGGAGNDTLVVHDTNADLTINGSDFAGLHGGEGYDTLVIDDAGVTLDFTSIDSSTVTGIEAIDLTASGAQTVTLSAADLLDLSATMDAGNSLTISGTSDDHVNLSGSGWTNTHTSQTVNGVTYDVYTGASGSEAHTLLVQHEIIVNTTG